One region of Vidua macroura isolate BioBank_ID:100142 chromosome 21, ASM2450914v1, whole genome shotgun sequence genomic DNA includes:
- the QRFP gene encoding orexigenic neuropeptide QRFP, whose translation MRAPYPLSCLFLLSLGACFPPGERWEPGDPAEGALLGPGWQTAEEGRGPGWRAGAQRRRSEELDALLSIARELRGHGTAGAGQRPGRRGGPELPPMGGEKRSGTLGNLAEELNGYNRKKGGFTFRFGR comes from the coding sequence ATGAGAGCACCCTACCCGCTGtcctgcctcttcctcctgAGCCTGGGAGCCTGCTTCCCTCCCGGCGAGCGGTGGGAGCCGGGGGATCCCGCGGAAGGGGCTCTGCTCGGTCCCGGCTGGCAAACGGCGGAGGAGGGCCGGGGTCCCGGCTggagggcaggggcacagcGGAGGAGAAGCGAGGAGCTGGATGCGCTGCTGAGCATCGCCCGGGAGCTGCGGGGACACggcacggccggggccgggcagcggcCGGGCAGGCGGGGGGGCCCCGAGCTGCCGCCCATGGGAGGGGAGAAGCGCAGCGGCACCCTGGGGAACCTGGCAGAGGAGCTCAACGGctacaacaggaaaaaagggGGCTTCACCTTCCGCTTTGGGAGATGA